A stretch of Methanosphaerula palustris E1-9c DNA encodes these proteins:
- a CDS encoding winged helix-turn-helix transcriptional regulator, translated as MKRTKEKCPYHCEIEAAFAVIGGKRKARIISHIGDGKPRFNQLRDILENVSPRMLAKQLRELEEDGLVIRKMHREIPPRVEYELTKTGRAFIPILDNISDWVIEYCPDAAQKIE; from the coding sequence GTGAAGAGAACTAAGGAAAAATGTCCCTATCACTGTGAAATTGAGGCAGCTTTCGCTGTTATCGGGGGGAAACGGAAAGCCCGTATTATCTCCCATATAGGGGATGGAAAACCACGGTTTAACCAGCTGCGAGATATACTTGAGAATGTGAGCCCTCGGATGCTCGCAAAGCAGTTGAGGGAACTGGAAGAGGACGGCCTTGTGATTCGGAAGATGCATCGTGAGATCCCACCCCGGGTAGAATATGAACTGACGAAAACCGGAAGGGCGTTCATTCCGATCCTTGATAATATCAGTGACTGGGTTATCGAGTACTGTCCTGATGCGGCTCAGAAGATCGAATAA
- a CDS encoding winged helix-turn-helix transcriptional regulator, giving the protein MAQQSCPYQCPVEAAFDFIGGKWKALIIWHIGKSSRRYSEIKQKLPKISPHILSRQLKMLEDNGLILRKQHEGIPPRVEYTLTAAGLGLLPILDLTCDWAIAHYPEHIPKGFFKQPPGS; this is encoded by the coding sequence ATGGCACAACAATCCTGTCCCTACCAGTGCCCGGTTGAAGCGGCATTTGATTTTATCGGGGGAAAATGGAAAGCCCTCATCATATGGCATATCGGAAAGAGCAGCCGGCGGTATTCCGAGATTAAACAAAAACTGCCGAAAATCAGTCCGCACATCCTCTCCCGGCAGTTGAAGATGCTTGAGGACAACGGGCTCATTCTACGGAAACAACATGAAGGCATCCCCCCTCGGGTTGAATATACTCTGACAGCAGCCGGCCTCGGGCTCCTGCCAATTCTTGATCTAACCTGCGACTGGGCAATAGCGCATTATCCCGAACATATACCGAAAGGTTTTTTCAAACAACCACCCGGGTCATAA
- a CDS encoding ferredoxin domain-containing protein codes for MSAETDAVKTVAGLMALAARTAPKAVGLDSLAIEVVGRKEQEIIAGEMIRIAKETGMDFFRTNGEQILASDALVLIGIAGQNPIGLNCGGCGYATCNEMAQACEKTKPQKTDYAGPNCVFKVTDLGIAVGSAAKTASIHNADNRIMYSAGVAAMKLGIIKGCSIVYGIPLKASGQNIYFTTAIEH; via the coding sequence ATGTCTGCAGAAACTGATGCAGTAAAAACCGTTGCCGGTCTTATGGCACTGGCAGCACGTACCGCACCAAAAGCCGTAGGGCTTGATTCTCTTGCCATCGAGGTTGTCGGTAGGAAAGAACAGGAAATAATAGCCGGTGAGATGATCCGGATAGCTAAGGAAACTGGCATGGACTTTTTCCGGACCAATGGCGAGCAGATTCTAGCCAGCGATGCGCTGGTCCTGATCGGCATTGCCGGGCAGAACCCGATTGGGCTGAACTGCGGGGGATGTGGTTATGCGACCTGCAATGAGATGGCACAGGCATGTGAAAAAACAAAGCCCCAAAAGACCGACTATGCCGGCCCGAACTGCGTCTTCAAGGTAACCGATCTCGGTATTGCAGTCGGTTCAGCAGCAAAAACTGCCAGCATCCACAATGCGGATAATCGTATCATGTACAGCGCCGGTGTTGCTGCAATGAAACTCGGGATTATCAAAGGTTGTAGCATTGTATACGGGATCCCGCTCAAGGCATCGGGGCAGAACATCTATTTTACCACCGCAATCGAGCACTGA